In Actinoplanes octamycinicus, the genomic window GATGAAGCAGGGCGGCTTCTTCATGGCGGTCTTCGGCGTCATCGCGCTGATGGCCGGCCTGTTCCAGATCAACCCGATCTGGATGTTCGGGCCGTACCGGGCCGCCGAGGTCTCCTCCGCGTCGCAGCCCGACTGGTACGTCATGTTCATGGACGGCCTGGTCCGCCTCATGCCGAACTGGCAGATCTACATCCCGATCGGCAACGGCTACAGCATCCCGCCGCTGTTCTGGCCCGCCGTGGTCGGCCTCGGCGCGCTGTTCACGCTGCCGATGGCGTACCCGTGGCTGGAGGCCCGGAAGCTGAAGGACAAGCGCACCCACCACCTGCTGCAGCGCCCCCGGGACAACCCGGAGCGCGTCGGCATCGGCATGATGGCGCTGGCGTTCTTCCTGGTCGCGACGATCTCCGGCGGCAACGACGTGATCGCCGACAAGTTCCACATCAGCCTGAACGCGATGACCTGGGCCGGTCGTATCGGTCTGCTGGTCCTGCCGCCGCTGGCGTACTACGTCTCGGTCCGGATCTGCTTCGGCCTGCAGCAGCACGACCGGGAGGTGCTGGCGCACGGTGTCGAGACCGGCATCATCAAGCGCCTGCCGAACGGGCAGTTCGTCGAGGTCCACCAGCCGCTCGGCCCGGTGGACGAGCACGGGCACCCGATCCCGCTGGAGTACCGCGGCTGGGTCGTACCGAAGAAGATGAACAAGATCGGGGCGCTCGCGCCGGCGGTCAAGGGCTTCTTCTTCCCGGTGGAGAAACCGGCCGAGACGCCGGTCTCGCCGGCCCCGATCACCACGGCCAAGCGCGAGGAACTCTCCGGCAAGAAGTAGGACATGCCGACGAACCGGCCCGCAGGCGAACGCCTGCGGGCCGGTTTGTTTGCTGGGCTTGATCCGGGTGCGGATAGCATGGGCCCGGAACATTCGGCCTCATGGGTGAGGAGACCTCAGGTGAATACCGCGATCGTCCACATCGACTGCGCCACCGATTCGATTCCCGAGGTCGCGGAGGCGCTGGCGGCGCTGGACGGGGTCAGCGAGGTCTACTCGGTCGCCGGCAACGTCGACCTGATCGCCATCGTGCGGGTGCCGCGCTTCGACGACATCGCCGAGGTCATCGCCGGCCGCATCTCCAAGACGCCCGGCGTGATCAACACGGAGTCGCACATCGCCTTCCGCGCCTACTCCAAGCACGACCTGGAGGACGCGTTCGCGATCGGCCTGCCCGACGCGGACTGAGCCCGCCCCAGGCAGCGGGCGGACTGAGCCGGCTCAGGCAGCGGGCACGGTCAGGCCGCCTGGGGCCCGGATCACGTCGCTGAGCGACTCGCCGGGCTCGACGGTGGCCCCGGGCCACACCACGCAGCGGGTCACGCTGCCGGCCACCCGGGCGCCGGCGCCGATCACCGACTCCATGGCGGCGCCGGTCACCTCGGCGGCCGGGTCGACCAGGCCGGCGCC contains:
- the qcrB gene encoding cytochrome bc1 complex cytochrome b subunit yields the protein MKRRKLDPAEATANFAKGVDDRFQAATPLRGLLNKVFPDHWSFLLGEIALFSFIVLLLSGVFLTLFFDPSMKEVAYDGSYSALRGTEMSAAYASSLHLSFEVRGGLFMRQMHHWAALLFMASIVVHMARVFFTGAFRKPREINWVIGVLLFLLGFFAGFTGYSLPDDGLSGTGLRIASAIMLSLPVIGTWLSAAIFGGEYPGEFIIGRFYIAHVLLIPGILLALISVHLGIVFKQKHTQWPGPLRTNENVVGERMFPRYVMKQGGFFMAVFGVIALMAGLFQINPIWMFGPYRAAEVSSASQPDWYVMFMDGLVRLMPNWQIYIPIGNGYSIPPLFWPAVVGLGALFTLPMAYPWLEARKLKDKRTHHLLQRPRDNPERVGIGMMALAFFLVATISGGNDVIADKFHISLNAMTWAGRIGLLVLPPLAYYVSVRICFGLQQHDREVLAHGVETGIIKRLPNGQFVEVHQPLGPVDEHGHPIPLEYRGWVVPKKMNKIGALAPAVKGFFFPVEKPAETPVSPAPITTAKREELSGKK
- a CDS encoding Lrp/AsnC family transcriptional regulator, encoding MNTAIVHIDCATDSIPEVAEALAALDGVSEVYSVAGNVDLIAIVRVPRFDDIAEVIAGRISKTPGVINTESHIAFRAYSKHDLEDAFAIGLPDAD